The sequence GAGAGGTGGCCTGAACGAACACGGGCTACACACATATTCAGATGTCCATTGGAAGTCAACATCCGAGTTGGATTATCGTCATATTTTACTTGCTACACAATTTGGCAAAACGCCAGCAAAGTCGATGTTTTGGCTCAATTCGGGAGGAAGTTAGGATAGACAGTAGGTGCCACGGGCGGCGCGCCGGGCGGGCCGAGGGCGGAGAGCGGGAAGGTGGGGAAAGCGTAAAGAATTGAGAATATCAAGACGGGCATATTATCTTTAACCCAGATGTTATTAAGACTGACAAACAGTTGTTGACCCCCGAATTACGAATTACGCATGGAGAACGGGGAATAGTTATTGACCATTTATGTAATAGAACTGGCAGATTGTTATTGACCCAATGGGAAGGGGAGTCGGTTTGCCTTGAGTTTTCGAGGGATGATCGGGCTAATCCATGGGCGTGTTCCCTGAGGCGGTTCCATGGAAGACGAGCGGTGGGCGTCCCCTGCACGGCCGGGGGCGGGGAGGGTGGGTGTTGCGGATGGTGGGGGTGGTTGCGGGACTGGGGTTGGGCTGGGTGGAAGCGGGAGGTGGCGTTGGGGACCCGGAAGGGATCGAGCATTTCGAAAAGCGGATCCGGCCCCTGTTCGTCGAGCACTGCATCGAGTGTCACGGGGAGGTCCGGCAGCGTGGGGGATTGCGGCTGGATGTGGCGGCGGGTTGGGAACGGGGCGGGGATCTGGGCCCGGCGGTGGTGCCGGGGGACGTGGAGGGGAGTCTGTTGATCCGGGCGGTGCGGTGGAGCGATGCGGATCTGCAGATGCCGCCGAAGAATGCGTTGTCGGAAGTGCAGGTGGCGGCGATCGAGGCCTGGGTGCGCATGGGGGCGCCCGCTCCCGGGGATGACGCGGGGGAGGCGGGGTCGGGAGGGGCTGCTGAGCGGGAGGCGAGGTGGCGGGAACACTGGGCGTACCGGCCGGTGAAGGGGCGGCCGCCACCGGCGGTGAGGGATGAGGAGTGGCCGAAGGGGGCGATCGACCGGTACGTGCTGGCGCGTCTGGAGGAACAGGGATTGGCGGTGGGGGAACCGGCGGAACCGGAGGTGCTGGTGAGGCGGGTGCATTTTGACCTGACGGGGCTGCCGCCTTCGCCGGAGGCGCTGGAGGAGTACCGGCGTGCGGCGCGGGAGGATGAGGAGGGGGCGTGGGCGGCGCTGGTGGAGGGGTTGCTGGCATCCCGGCAGTACGCGGAGCGATGGGCGCGGCACTGGTTCGACGTGGTGCGTTTTGGGGAGTCGGTGACACTGCGGGGGTTCGTGTTCAAGGAGGCGTGGCGGTATCGGGACTACGTGATCGAGGCGTTTGGGAGTGACCGTCCGTATGGCGAGTTCGTGCGGGAACAGCTGGCGGGGGATCTGCTGGAAGGGGGGACGGTGGAGGAGCGGCAACGGCGGCAGGTGGCGACGACGTTCCTGGCCCTGGGGAACACGAACCTGGAGGAGCAGGACAAGCGTCAGCTCGACATGGATGTGGTGGACGAGCAGCTGGACACGGTGGGCAAGGCGTTGCTGGGGCAGACGATCGGGTGCGCGCGGTGCCACGATCACTTCTTCGATCCGATTCCGACGCGTGACTATTACGCGATGGCGGGGATCTTCGCGAGCACGCGGCTGCTGCGGCACGCGAATGTGAGCGCGTGGATCGAGAGGCCGTTGCCGTTGGAAGCCGTGGAGGAGGAGGCATATGCGGCGCGGGCGGCGGCACGGTCGGATCTGGAACGGCGCGTCGGGGAGATCCGGGAGGCACTGAAGGGGCTTCCCGGAGTCGGGGTCGATGGCCGGGAGGAGGAGGCGGCCGGGGAGGAGATGGCGATGCGGGTGCGGTTGGAGGAGGAACAGCGGGTGGTGGAATCGGAGGTGAGGCGCCTGGCGGCGGAGGAGGCGGGGCGCCCGCGTTCGATGGGGCCGCAGGAGGACAAGCCGGTGGATCTGGCGGTGCATCGGCGGGGGAGTGTGCATGCGCTGGGGGAGACTGTGCCGCGCGGGGTGTTGAGCGGGGTGGGGGCGGGGATGGCAGCGCCGATGCCGGCCGGGGAGAGCGGGCGGCGGGAGCTGGCGGAGTGGCTGCTGGATCCCGGTCATCCGTTGACGGCGCGGGTGTGGGTGAACCGGGTGTGGCACTGGCTGTTCGGGGCGGGGCTGGTGCGGACGGTGGACAACTTCGGCACGACCGGCGAGGAGCCATCGCATCCGGAGTTGCTGGACCATCTGGCCTGGAGGTTCGTGCGGGCGGGTGGGGACGGATTCGGCGGGTCCACGAGGGCGTTGATCCGCGAGATCGTGTTGTCCCGCACCTATCGTCAGGGGGCGGTGGGCTCGGCGGAGGCGCGGGTGCTGCGCGAGGCGGTGGATCCGGAGAACCGGTTGCTGTCGGGACGGGGTCCGAAGGCGCTGGATTCCGAGAGTCTGCGGGATGCCCTGCTGGCGGTGGGTGGCGAACTGGACCTGGAACCGCCGGACGGGCCGATGTACCCGCGGGGATTGGCGGCGGATTACGGGTTTCGGGCGGAGGGGGTGAAGCGGAGCGTGTATGGTCCGGTGTTTCGAAATGCTCCGGACGATTTTCTGGCGGCGTTCGATCCGGCGGATCCGAGCATGGTGGTGGGGGCGCGATCGCGGAGCGTGGTGGCGCCGCAGTCGCTGGTGTGGATGAACCATCCGCGGGTCCGAAGGCAGGCGGAACGGGCGGCGGCGCGGTTGCTGGCGGAGCCGGGGTTGGGGTGCGACGAGGCGCGGACGGAACGGGTGTTTGCCTGGGTGCTGGGCCGGATGCCGACGGAGGGGGAACGGCGGCTGGCGGAGCGTTACCGGGAGGGGATTCTGGATGAGGCATCGGGATGGGCGGACCTGATCCACGGGCTGTTCGGGACTGTGGATTTCCGGTATCTCCATTGAGAGGCGCCAGGGTTTGGCGCGAGCGAGGACGGACACGACATGGAATCGAAGATGCTGAGTCGGCGGAAGGCGCTGCAGACGGCGGCCTGCGGATTTGGGTGGCTGGCGTTTCAGGGGTTGGCAGGGCGGACAGCGGTGGCCGGGAATCCGTGGGCGGCGCGGGCGCCCCACTACGCGCCGCGGGCCAGGCGGATCATTTTCCTGTTCATGCAGGGCGGTCCGAGCCAGGTGGACACGTACGACCACAAGCCGGCGTTGGAACGGCACGACGGGCAGCGGCTGGCGTTTGATGATGCGCGGACGATTGCGAGCACGGGGGAACGGGCGACGGAGCAGCGGGTGATGAAGTCGCCGTGGACTTTTGCGCGGCACGGGGAATCGGGGCGCTGGGTGAGCGAGTTGTTTCCGCACACGGCGCGGCATGTGGACGACCTGTGCTTCATCCACGCGATGCAGACGGAGGGGGTGGCACACGGGCCGGCGACGCTTTTTCTGCACTGCGGGGCGACGCAGTTTGTGCGGCCGAGTTTTGGGGCGTGGGTGAGTTACGGACTGGGCACGGAGAACGAGAACCTGCCGGCGTTCGTCACGTTGTCGCCGAGTTTGGGGAACGGCGGGGCACGGAATTGGGGTCATGCTTTTTTGCCGGCGATCCATCAGGGCACGCCGATCGGCGTGGCGGGACAATCGATTCGGGACGTGGCGGTGCCGCACCTGGCGGGGTTGGAAGGCGGTGCGGAAGAGCGGCGGCGGCGTTGGAAGCTGATGCGGGATCTGAATGCGGAGCAGTTGCGATCCGGGCGCGGGGAGGGGGAGTTGGAAGCGGTGCTGCACGCCCATGAGCTGGCGTGGCGGATGCAGTCGGAGGCCCCGGCGGTGCTGGATCTTCGGGGGGAGAGCCCGGGGACACTGGCGGAGTACGGCATTGGGGAGCCGGCGACGGACGAGTTCGGGAGGCAATGCCTGCTGGCGCGGCGGTTGTGCGAGGCCGGGGTGCGGTTTGTTCAGGTGACGTACGGGGACAACACGGCGAATCCGCGCTGGGACCAGCATTCGGACCTGCCGAAGCACGCGGATCACGCGCGGGCGACGGACCGGCCGGTGGCGGGTCTGCTCAGTGATTTAAAGCGGCGCGGGTTGCTGGAGGACACGTTGGTGTGGTGGGGGGCGGAGTTCGGGCGAACGCCGTACGCCGAGCGCAATGGCACCGGGCGGGACCATAATCCGGGCGGGTTCACGGTATGGCTGGCGGGGGGCGGGGTGAAGCCGGGATTCGCCCTGGGGGCAACGGATGAACTGGGGCATAGGGCGGTGCAGGACCGGGTGCATCTGCACGATTTGCACGCGACGCTTCTGCATCTGCTGGGTCTGGATCACGAGCGGCTCACCTGCCGGCATGACGGCCGCGACTTCCGGTTGACCGACGTCCATGGCTCCATCATCCGGGACATTCTTGCCTGAAACCTCCGGGGCCGGGGGATCGAGGGAGGCTGTGATCAAGGAGGGTGGTGTTGCTGGCGGTGGGGGTGTGGTACGTGGGGTGGTGCGTCCCGACGCGGAGCGCAGGGGGATCGGTGCGTTGAAGGCGGAGGAGGAGTGATGATAGGCTGAGGCGTGTCCCAGGGAACATCATTGAGACGCCTGACCTTTGGGAAGATCGGGATGCTGTTGATGTCAGCGGGTGGCGGGGTCCTGCTGGGATTGGGCTGGTGGTGGGAACGGCGGGGCG is a genomic window of Verrucomicrobiia bacterium containing:
- a CDS encoding PSD1 domain-containing protein yields the protein MGVFPEAVPWKTSGGRPLHGRGRGGWVLRMVGVVAGLGLGWVEAGGGVGDPEGIEHFEKRIRPLFVEHCIECHGEVRQRGGLRLDVAAGWERGGDLGPAVVPGDVEGSLLIRAVRWSDADLQMPPKNALSEVQVAAIEAWVRMGAPAPGDDAGEAGSGGAAEREARWREHWAYRPVKGRPPPAVRDEEWPKGAIDRYVLARLEEQGLAVGEPAEPEVLVRRVHFDLTGLPPSPEALEEYRRAAREDEEGAWAALVEGLLASRQYAERWARHWFDVVRFGESVTLRGFVFKEAWRYRDYVIEAFGSDRPYGEFVREQLAGDLLEGGTVEERQRRQVATTFLALGNTNLEEQDKRQLDMDVVDEQLDTVGKALLGQTIGCARCHDHFFDPIPTRDYYAMAGIFASTRLLRHANVSAWIERPLPLEAVEEEAYAARAAARSDLERRVGEIREALKGLPGVGVDGREEEAAGEEMAMRVRLEEEQRVVESEVRRLAAEEAGRPRSMGPQEDKPVDLAVHRRGSVHALGETVPRGVLSGVGAGMAAPMPAGESGRRELAEWLLDPGHPLTARVWVNRVWHWLFGAGLVRTVDNFGTTGEEPSHPELLDHLAWRFVRAGGDGFGGSTRALIREIVLSRTYRQGAVGSAEARVLREAVDPENRLLSGRGPKALDSESLRDALLAVGGELDLEPPDGPMYPRGLAADYGFRAEGVKRSVYGPVFRNAPDDFLAAFDPADPSMVVGARSRSVVAPQSLVWMNHPRVRRQAERAAARLLAEPGLGCDEARTERVFAWVLGRMPTEGERRLAERYREGILDEASGWADLIHGLFGTVDFRYLH
- a CDS encoding DUF1501 domain-containing protein, which codes for MESKMLSRRKALQTAACGFGWLAFQGLAGRTAVAGNPWAARAPHYAPRARRIIFLFMQGGPSQVDTYDHKPALERHDGQRLAFDDARTIASTGERATEQRVMKSPWTFARHGESGRWVSELFPHTARHVDDLCFIHAMQTEGVAHGPATLFLHCGATQFVRPSFGAWVSYGLGTENENLPAFVTLSPSLGNGGARNWGHAFLPAIHQGTPIGVAGQSIRDVAVPHLAGLEGGAEERRRRWKLMRDLNAEQLRSGRGEGELEAVLHAHELAWRMQSEAPAVLDLRGESPGTLAEYGIGEPATDEFGRQCLLARRLCEAGVRFVQVTYGDNTANPRWDQHSDLPKHADHARATDRPVAGLLSDLKRRGLLEDTLVWWGAEFGRTPYAERNGTGRDHNPGGFTVWLAGGGVKPGFALGATDELGHRAVQDRVHLHDLHATLLHLLGLDHERLTCRHDGRDFRLTDVHGSIIRDILA